Part of the Henckelia pumila isolate YLH828 chromosome 2, ASM3356847v2, whole genome shotgun sequence genome is shown below.
TTCTAATTCGGAAATAGCAACCCAAGAGATCGATGTTTCAAATGCAAATCTAGAGAGGAGAGGAACGGGACAGACACCTCAAATGAATTGTCGGGCTTGGAGGGCAGACGATGTTTCTCGCCCTCGATGTCTGCCGCATTTGTCAAAGCAGTATAGTTTCCCCTTGAAATCTGAGCGGCAGTTTGACTGCAGAAGATCTGTTTGGGATTGTAAGGATGTTCAGCAGGTTCCAACATCATGCCCAATATGCTATGAGGATTTAGACTGCACGGACTCGAGTTTCCTCCCATGTCAGTGTGGTTTCCGGCTCTGCCTTTTTTGTCACAAGAGGATTCTGGAGGAAGATGCGCGTTGTCCCGGTTGCAGGAAGCACTATGACCATAAACATGTTAAAGGAGAGAGAGCATTTGATGGAGGAAGTTTAAGTTATCAATTGGAACGATCTTATAGCATGATAACAAGATCTTAGGATGAGTCTCTGTTCCTTAAACTTTTGGTTGTCTCCTTTTCCAGCATGTTTTGCATGTGTTTTACTGTTCAGACTGGTTTTTACAGACATTGATATTCATATAGAAACATTTCTGAAGCACAGGGTACTAATTGTAATTCTCTATTATTTTGGTGCTGATGAAAAAATGTTATCATGTGAATAGATAAGGCGATATAGTAATTGATTACTTAAATTTTCTTGCAATATTATAATTTGTTTATTATTGCaacaacttacactcagatgATAACGCTGTTCCAAACCATTGAGAGCTTGCTTTGATCTCTTTGAATTAGTTCCGCAGCTTCCGAATTTTAGCAGCGTATTATCACTTTTTTAGTTTAACTAGTGTCAAAAATTGAGTTGAGTGGGATTTCACTTAAAACACTTGGTGATCTTGATGTCTTTTGCTTGTATGATGCCTTGGAGCAATTAGTCGACGTATGAATGCTTGATCCTTGTGTCTGGTGCTCTTCTGTAGATGATTGTTGTAAGTGCGAAAAATCGCTGTGTCTGGTGTAAGTTACATGATTTCATATGTAACATTGGATTTTGGTATCCCTGGTGCTGCAACTTCCATAGTTGAAAGTTGAAACAGCCTTGCTTTTGGATGGCCAAAGCCACAAAGCATTGTCCTGGCCAATCTTCAATTACATTTTTTCTCCGAAGTAATTTTGCTGCAAACTATAGATGTGAGATTATATCGATTAGAACTAAAATGATTCTAAAAGGTACCAAATAAAAAAGTATTGTGGTGGCTAATCATGTAAATGATATTCTTGTTTTTGGATTAATGTAGTTTTATCCACTGTTAAACAATAAATTTGGTATCTTTTCTGATATACTGATTTGTCTGAGTTAGAAATTAGAGTGATACTAGTTTATTCTCCTATTATCATTACTCAAGATTTTATACAAGTCGTTTGGAATGCCTCGAGAATTACTGTGATGAATTGATTGATAGTTGATTTATTCATGGTCGGTATTCGGTATCAACCATCACAGTATCCTTCAATATATCAGCTTACATTATAATCTGCAGAAAATCTCTGATGTAAGTTCCACATCAGATATTTGTGCTTTGTCACATGAAAGAATCGTCCTCTGAGTCACTTGAAATTTCTCTGGGCTTTTGTGCCAAGAAATTTGATTTCATGTTGTGAAATTTAACTGGAGACCTTGGCTTTGGAGGTAGTGGAGGTGGTGAACCAGGACCTGCCACCTTTTTCTTCCGTAAGTTCTTTGTGATTTCTGCACAAACTTGATCGACCATATTTAAGAAATCATTGACAACAACAAATAATTAAAGTGGACTGGTGGCTTTATTCGTTAAATCTCCTTCTTGATAATACCTGTTGTTTTCTTCACAAGCTCAATTACTCTTCTTTCCTCCTCTCTCACCAAATTAATATCCTCTTCACTATTCTCTAAAAACTTTTTCATTTCCCTTAAATGTTAACCATGTTCAACCTCGCTGCACGTCAAAATTTGCTTAATCTCATCAACCTTGTATTTCAGAGCTGAATATGTGTTCATGAAGCTGTCAAAGTCTATGGTGAGTGCTTTCTTCACAATTCACATTACTAAACTCTGAACCTAAACACTTGAATGATTGTAATCCTAGCATTAGACACTCCGTGTCAATTTCCTCTGAATTcttgatatttgaattttttatctTTGTCTTGTATGTGTTCTATTGCGCTAATGCCACCAGGTTTGTTTTCTATATTAGTCTCATGACGTTTACCTTCTGATCGAATTACTCGTTCATCAACAAAGTTAAGTAGAGTGGTCTCACTGTATGTATTTTTTGCATCAGATAGTCTACAGAGGGAGTTAAGGTTGAAGCCTCGAGCATTTCCTCTTGCTGTTCCAGCATTCATTCTATTACCAACCTTGAGAAAAGCTTCTAGGAGTTTAAAGAATATTCCACCAGTTCTTAATTCATGACTTCTCAATTCAAGTGATTGCAGACATACCTTGAGATGCAATATTTCTTGGTCTTGGGTGAATCTGAGAAGCATTGTGCTGAAGCGAATGAATGCTGAGGGAACTGACAAGATTTGGTAGAGGAAAGGCTCGGCATCAGCTAGCTTTGTTGGGTTCTCACCGAATTCAAGTATTTTGGTCCTCTCTTCTTGAGTTGGGCTAATCTTGTTCAGTTTTTCAAGGGTATCGACATCAAGTCCTCGGCCCTCCAATGAAGCTTTGAGAATTTCTTTCCGAGAAACTGCTAGAAACTTGAGGACGATTGCCGTATTTTGGGAATTTCGTGGATCAGAGTATGAACATTTGAGCAAACTGACCTGAGTTAGAATTGCCCTCACATATTTGATTTGCTGCTTCTGTTGGTTGATTTTTTGTCGGCTAATTTGTAACTGAACAGGGATTCCATCAGTGCATCATCAAACCTGACAGAATGAACCTAACGAATGGAAATTTCAACAAATTTCGATCTGTGACAAACATGAATGAGAAGACAATGCATAAAGGTTCGTGAATCTTGTTACTGCTTACCTAAAAGATCCGTCATCGATCTCATTCCATACCATTGAATGAACTGTATTAGCAGTAGCCTTGTCCCAGTGTAATTGCTTCAGTCTTGTTTGAAATTCTTCATTTGCTTCCATACTCTTACTGTTGGTTTCCATTCCTCTCGATGGAAGGAGTAGGTTATGTGGTGAAATTAGACCCCGTGTATTGGCTGGtaatgcatgttttgattttggtGGAATCAGAGGTGGTTCTGTGAATTTTCTTCTAGGACGTAGTAGTGGCGGAGGCAGAGGTGGCAATGGTGGTCGTTGTGGTGGAATTTGCTCGGATAGAATTGACATCTGAGACAAAGGAGTAGCTGGTGGTGATGGAGGAGTTCCCCACATTTTAGATATGGAGAATGGGGGGACGTTGGTGTTGGGAAACTGTCTTCTATGCAGACAAATCAGAGATTTCACGTAGAGGATATGTAGTTGGTGGCACTGGTTTCTTCGGCGAAGAGTTATACACTCCCTTGAAAGAGCAGCCTGAAAAATTCCCAGCATGGAAACCTGCATCAGATGTGCATTTACCTAGTCTCTTGGCGATTACAAATCTATGTACGAGGTAAGACTGTGATCCCCGCTACAGATGACTAATCGTAGCTGTGATTGCAACAACCTGAACCATTAATTTGCTCTGTACAGCCATTTGATTTTAAGATTGTTTCTTTGGATTTTCAGCATATATGATTCTGCTGAAGTCGGGGTTGGAGgaagataaataattattagGAAGTAGAAATTTGCGGACCCGTTTATGTAAATGTTCAAAAACTTTTTGCAGATATGTTGCAAGTGCACGAAACATGTGTTAAAATAATGGAATGATACAGTGAAATAGATTTATGGTAAGAATTGAAGTGGTTTCATTGTTGTGATTTAGGCAACCATAGTTGAGGCTCGCTATCTGTAATGGAACGCAGGCTGATGGCAGTTTTGATGAATTGATGGATGGGGAATGTCACAGCTGTTACACATcaaaatgttttatttattgaatcgattatttatgtatttttacaaatttaaagtttcaaatataaaatattattttaagaaattttaagataaataaattagttTAGTTATTCAAAATTGTAGTGTCGAGTGTTTGATACATAGGATGCGACGACCAAATTGATATGGATATGTAGCATGGGTAATAAGAAATACATTAGATGTGATGTAATTTACGCATCAGTAGTATGGTAATTTATGCAGTATAATTAATTATGTGATGTATAGATGGAGCGTGGATTatgtaattaataattattttattatccactttgatatgaaaatttaattgattcattaaaattacacacaaATATCTATCTTCTATATTCATTTGGTTGGTATATTATAAGGTATTGTTTGAGAGAGCTGAAAAGTGTCAGctttttattaacaaaattttgaaattttgtgaaattttattaacgagaagctgagaagtgcttcctacaAACTCTTCCAAACACTGCTTAAAAGTGTTAGTGTTGCTTTTGAGAAGTGTCTAAGTTGGTGAAGTAGGTAAGTATTTGATCAGTGATCAGACGTTCGATCTCTTATCAACATTTTTTTGAGCTAACGTGTTGCACATGGTTTGTCTAGTACGATTTACCTGATTAGCCTAGTTTTCGTCTTTACGAGGTTTAATTGGTACGTTTTATATGACTAGTCTAATTTACAGGTTATTGCGTTAGTTCAAACCAGATTATTGCTTTACTTTAAACAAAATTATTGTGTTTCAAGTTTTTACTGTCATAAAAGAAATTGTTATTGTGTTATCTTGGTATATTTTATAGAAGATATTCAAGTGAATATCTGAATTGAAATAAAAAaccataataatattaatagatTTCACCTTATTtcttttgaattgaagattggCTGTGTGATGCGAATTTTAGCTGTGGTCGGCACAAAACGGGAAGCATGAGAGTAGGAGATGGGAGACCAAAATGGCCATTGTACCTAACAGAATCGCCAAACTGCACCGCCCCTTCACCACAAAACCACCGTCGCCACCGCCGGATCCCACCAGCATCGCCGACCTAATCCTCGGTTCAGAAAACCAGCAATCCTTGACTCAAACCCTCCACTCTCTCAACCAATGGACCCCAGATTTAGTCCACACAGTCCTCAAACGCCTCTGGAACCACGGCCCCAAAGCCCTCCAATTCTTCAACGCTCTCGACTGCCACCCTCTCTATTTCCATTCCGCTACCGCCTTTGACTGTGTAATCGACATCGCTGCCCGAATGCGGGACTACAGAACCATCTGGGCTCTCATGCACCGTATGAGAACCCAAAAATTGGGTCCCACCCCCAAAACCTTCGCCATTATCTTGGAAAGGTACGTCTCTAATGGGAAAGCTGATAAAGCGGTCAAGATTTTCTTGTCGATGCATGAATATGGTTGCCAGCAGAATTTAAGCTCTTTTAATGCGTTTCTTGACGTGTTATGTAAGTCGAAACGGGCCGAAATGGCATATAAATTGTTTAAGATTTTCAGGGGTAGGTTTAGGGCTGACGTTATTAGCTATAATGTGATTGCAAATGGGTTCTGCCTAAGGAAGCAAACACCGAAGGCGCTCGAAGTTTTGAGGGAGATGATTGAGAGGGGTTTGCAGCCGACATTGACAACTTATAACACACTGCTTAAGGGGTATTTTAGAGCTGGACAACTTAAGGAAGGTTGGGAATTTTTCTTACAAATGAAGAAGAGGAACATTGATATAGATGTTGTTAGTTATACGACGATAGTTCATGGATTTGGTGTTGTAGGTGAAGTCGAGAAGGCAAAAAAAGTGTTTGATGAAATGGTGGGAGCTGGGGTTCTTCCATCTGTTGCTACTTACAATGCTATGATTCAAGTTTTATGTAAGAAAGATAGTGTTGAAAATGCAATCGTGATATTTGATGAAATGTTGAGGAAGGGTTACATTCCAAACGCTGTGACTTATAATTTAGTTATTAGAGGACTGTGTCATGCGGGGAAAATGGAGATGGCGATTGATTATATGAATAAAATGAAAGATGATTGTGAGCCAACCATTCAGACGTTTAATGTCATCATTCGGTATTATTGTGATGATGGAGAAATAGAGTGCGCTTTGGAGCTCTTCAAGAAGATGAATGGCGGAAGTGTTTTGCCTAACTTGGATACTTACAATATTTTGATCAGCTCAATGTTTGTGAGAAAAAAGTCGGATGATATGTTACTTGCTGGGAAGTTGCTGATAGAAATGGTTGAGAGAGGGTACTCACCTCGGAAATTTACATTGAATCGGGTTCTGAATGGTCTTCTACTCACCGGTAATCAAGAGTATGCGAAATACATTTTAAGGATGCAGAGTAAATTTGGCCGACTTCCTCGGCAATTCAGATTATGATACCCACTTCTGTATATGTGCGTTCACAATAATTTGGAACCTTGTACGCTGCGTTGTGGGCAACTGTGAGATATTTATCTGGTTGGTGGAGGTTTTAGAATGTTAAGGCTTGCTAATGATTTTGTGGTGGAAATGACCTTCGCTATCAAGATGAAGAATTTCAAGGGGGCAGGCCATGGCTTTCAATGTCTGGTGCGACCATAAAGAACTTACTGTGCTGATCAAGGAGTTTCAAATGTtgacaaagtttttttttttttttttttatagaatcACAGTACCAATTTTGTTATTGTTTCTAACGCTTTATGATGGGCTTTAATGTGCTTCATTTATCAGGATGATCTTTGGCTTATGGTGGTTGCTGGTAGAAGCTAGAGCTTCAGATTCTGGGCAATGCACAGAAACATGTGAATTATGAACTCACATGGTCTTGGATATACATTGCTTTCACATAATATAGAATTTTTTCCCCATTCATTCGTAAGAGTTTTCGTCATTTATGATccaacttttctttcattaTTTTTCTAAACATTCCCCTTCTTTTACTCCTATGCATATGGAGACTAGCATGCTCTTTTTTATTCTAAATGCAGAAGCACGGCTGATGGCTCCAAGACCTGAGTCAGATTCATCGATGTTGCTTAGCTTTTTGGTTCACTACTATTTTCCATGAGGGGATTGGCACGCCTCGACGAACATGTCCATTGGGATCCGAGGATTTCTACAACTCAATGAAGATTTCGTTGACGCTCAATGGAATCTGGAAATGTTTTTTTAAGTCGGATAGGttagggtttttttttaaaaagtttttttttggaaattcaTGTATTCTCTCCGAGTCTTCTATTCCTTATTTTGTAATGCCGAAAAGTTGTGGGAAAAAAATGAGCTGAGATGAATTTAGAGGAATAATGATATGATTTGTGtatgaaaattaaattcattGGATAGGGTATCTATAAGTAAAAGGATAAtgggaaaaataaaataataaaataaaataaattcgtGTTTTATGGACTGAGCTAATCCTAGCGGACATATGTAAAATGTACATTGCCCCGAGTACTGAAAATTTCCTATTTCTATTTTTGTGCGTCCAAATTACTAACTATTGCCAatgaggtcttggcctagtggTCAAGATTGAGGAACGGAGACCACGAGATCTCAGTTTTGATTTTCGCTAACTGCGGGTAgatttcctaatttatttaggtagtTTTAGGTACTTTCTTTAGCTCGAGACAAGCACGTCTCGAGTCGATGCTCAAGTCCCGTCGATTGTGCGGACAAATTTTACTCTTTAGTGTTGCAATATGATGTAATTTCGATATTCGATGCAATTtgtactcaaaaaaaaaatgactaaCTATTACAGACGGAGAAACGCATATCTTTCGAAAACGCAAAATATCATACTTACAGAAAAGTTGCACAATTCAAAGATATTTTACACGATGGTACAGCAAATTCTTGTCCTAACATAGTAACATGTGACTCAGGTAGAAGTTGGTGTCAAGGGGGTGGCGACCTTGACAATCTACTGAACGATTCTCCATCCCTTTTCACTAGCGAAATAGCGAACCCTGTCAACAAACAATATATATACTTCCGGTTGCAAATAAACTCAGTTGTGTATTGTTGTCTACATGACATTAAACTGCAGTTTTCATCTATGAACCATATTGATCGATGAATAATGGAAAGGAACTGCATACCTCATGTAAACAGATGATTCGTCTCCATGCCAAAACTCGAAACTCTCAGGTATGAGCCTGTATCCTCCCCAGTTTTTGG
Proteins encoded:
- the LOC140884566 gene encoding pentatricopeptide repeat-containing protein At1g74900, mitochondrial, yielding MAIVPNRIAKLHRPFTTKPPSPPPDPTSIADLILGSENQQSLTQTLHSLNQWTPDLVHTVLKRLWNHGPKALQFFNALDCHPLYFHSATAFDCVIDIAARMRDYRTIWALMHRMRTQKLGPTPKTFAIILERYVSNGKADKAVKIFLSMHEYGCQQNLSSFNAFLDVLCKSKRAEMAYKLFKIFRGRFRADVISYNVIANGFCLRKQTPKALEVLREMIERGLQPTLTTYNTLLKGYFRAGQLKEGWEFFLQMKKRNIDIDVVSYTTIVHGFGVVGEVEKAKKVFDEMVGAGVLPSVATYNAMIQVLCKKDSVENAIVIFDEMLRKGYIPNAVTYNLVIRGLCHAGKMEMAIDYMNKMKDDCEPTIQTFNVIIRYYCDDGEIECALELFKKMNGGSVLPNLDTYNILISSMFVRKKSDDMLLAGKLLIEMVERGYSPRKFTLNRVLNGLLLTGNQEYAKYILRMQSKFGRLPRQFRL